Proteins encoded in a region of the Leptolyngbya subtilissima AS-A7 genome:
- a CDS encoding carbon dioxide-concentrating mechanism protein CcmK — MAIAVGMVETLGFPAVVEAADAMVKAARVTLVGYEKIGSGRVTVIIRGDVSEVQASVAAGIENVKRVNGGQVLSTHIIARPHENLEFVLPIRYTEAVEQFRESVSGIRPYGR, encoded by the coding sequence ATGGCAATTGCAGTTGGTATGGTCGAGACGTTGGGCTTCCCCGCTGTGGTGGAAGCTGCCGACGCAATGGTAAAGGCGGCCCGGGTCACCCTGGTGGGCTATGAGAAAATCGGCAGCGGCCGCGTTACCGTGATCATTCGCGGCGACGTGTCTGAGGTACAGGCCTCTGTCGCAGCTGGTATTGAGAACGTGAAGCGGGTCAATGGCGGCCAGGTGCTGTCTACCCACATCATCGCTCGTCCCCACGAAAACCTAGAATTCGTTCTGCCCATTCGCTACACCGAAGCGGTAGAGCAGTTTAGAGAGAGCGTCAGCGGCATTCGCCCCTACGGCAGATAA
- a CDS encoding ribulose bisphosphate carboxylase small subunit, with translation MAIRTPAASPTQAWGSQQSSGSSARVHGLAQVQGQVLVEPGAVLAAGSVVRADPGAAVRLGAASTLQEGATVYGRAQGQVLGDDRSPWAVWVGDRAILTHKVLVQSPVYIGADCFIGFRSTLFNARLGAGCVVMMHALVQDVDVPPGKLIPSGSVITQQQQADALRDVGPIDIALIRELAGTPGHAPPLGGSASTASLHTTAHSNERDGLGTMNSQLLPPDVVQQVRQYLAQGFTIGTEHADSRRYRSGVWQTCSPVQSQREPEVLAAIENCLSQHPGEYVRMFGIDPRAKQRVAPITIQRADGKSVANSGSAPSHSSYSSPSNNGGHRPAPAAASGPLSPEVVQQVRQYLSQGYRIGTEHADSRRYSSNVWQTCSPIQSSREGEVFGALERCLAEHSGEYVRLFGIDPKAKSRVAPITIQRPDGKSAAVNSRSGGSPSASYASAPSPSGGSSQVGGDVAQQVRQWLSQGYHVGAEHADARRYNSNVWQSCKTITSNREGEVLGAINACVAEHPNEYVRVFGIDPRAKRRVAAVTVQRPGSKSAPSAPSPSYSSSSAPTSNGAAPMGGLPQEVVQQVQRLFNQGYRLSVEHADVRRYRSGAWQNAGILEGSRASDVLNALESQLRNHSGQYVRLVGIDPKVKKRVHEATIQRP, from the coding sequence ATGGCGATCCGCACACCAGCGGCATCTCCGACTCAGGCATGGGGTTCGCAGCAGTCATCTGGGTCGTCGGCTCGGGTGCATGGGTTAGCCCAGGTGCAGGGCCAGGTTCTTGTCGAGCCTGGAGCAGTTTTAGCTGCTGGCTCGGTAGTTCGGGCCGACCCTGGTGCCGCCGTGCGGCTCGGTGCCGCTAGCACCCTGCAGGAGGGAGCCACAGTATATGGTCGTGCTCAGGGACAGGTGCTGGGAGACGATCGCAGTCCCTGGGCGGTCTGGGTAGGCGATCGCGCTATCCTCACCCACAAAGTGCTGGTGCAGAGTCCGGTCTACATTGGTGCCGACTGCTTTATTGGCTTTCGCTCAACTCTTTTCAATGCTCGATTGGGAGCCGGGTGCGTCGTGATGATGCACGCCCTGGTGCAGGACGTGGACGTGCCGCCCGGCAAGCTGATTCCCTCGGGGTCAGTAATTACCCAGCAGCAGCAGGCCGATGCCCTCCGCGACGTTGGCCCCATTGATATTGCCCTAATTAGGGAACTTGCAGGAACGCCCGGCCATGCGCCCCCCCTGGGTGGGTCAGCTAGCACAGCGTCTCTACATACCACAGCACACTCAAACGAACGCGATGGATTAGGCACTATGAATTCTCAACTGCTACCCCCCGACGTTGTCCAGCAGGTTCGTCAGTACCTGGCCCAGGGCTTCACCATTGGCACCGAGCACGCCGACTCTCGCCGCTATCGCAGTGGCGTTTGGCAGACCTGCAGCCCAGTTCAGTCCCAGCGGGAACCTGAAGTGCTGGCTGCGATCGAAAACTGTCTGTCTCAGCACCCAGGCGAGTACGTGCGCATGTTCGGGATCGATCCGAGGGCAAAGCAGCGGGTCGCCCCCATCACCATTCAGCGAGCCGATGGCAAATCTGTCGCCAACAGCGGCTCAGCGCCTTCCCATTCGAGTTATTCCAGCCCTTCCAACAACGGTGGCCATCGTCCGGCCCCAGCTGCGGCCAGCGGCCCCCTGTCGCCTGAGGTAGTGCAGCAGGTGCGTCAGTACCTCAGTCAGGGCTATCGAATTGGCACCGAGCATGCCGACTCTCGCCGCTATAGCAGCAACGTGTGGCAAACCTGCTCCCCCATTCAGTCGTCCCGCGAGGGTGAGGTCTTTGGTGCCCTTGAGCGCTGCCTAGCCGAGCACTCAGGTGAATACGTGCGCCTGTTTGGCATTGACCCCAAGGCGAAGAGCCGCGTTGCTCCCATCACCATCCAGCGCCCCGACGGCAAATCCGCAGCAGTGAATTCTCGATCGGGCGGCTCCCCCAGCGCCTCCTATGCGTCAGCCCCTAGTCCCAGCGGTGGTTCGTCTCAGGTCGGCGGTGATGTCGCTCAGCAGGTGCGCCAGTGGCTCAGCCAGGGCTACCATGTGGGGGCTGAGCACGCCGATGCTCGCCGCTACAACAGCAATGTTTGGCAGTCTTGTAAGACTATCACCAGCAACCGCGAGGGAGAAGTCTTGGGCGCTATCAATGCCTGTGTGGCTGAGCACCCCAACGAGTATGTGCGGGTATTTGGCATTGACCCCAGAGCTAAGCGGCGGGTGGCTGCGGTTACCGTGCAGCGTCCGGGCTCGAAGTCGGCCCCATCGGCCCCATCGCCCTCCTACTCAAGTTCCAGTGCTCCGACCAGCAATGGAGCAGCTCCTATGGGCGGTCTTCCCCAGGAGGTAGTGCAGCAGGTACAGCGGCTCTTCAACCAGGGCTATCGCCTCAGCGTTGAGCATGCTGATGTGCGCCGCTACCGCAGTGGTGCCTGGCAAAACGCCGGCATTCTAGAGGGAAGTCGGGCCTCGGATGTACTCAACGCCCTAGAGTCGCAATTGCGCAACCACTCTGGCCAATACGTACGCCTGGTGGGCATCGATCCGAAGGTGAAAAAACGAGTGCATGAAGCCACTATCCAGCGACCCTAG
- a CDS encoding EutN/CcmL family microcompartment protein translates to MLLAKVRGTVVSTCKEPSLSGTKFLLVQLISETGDLLPDYTVAADVVGAGPGEWVLITQGSGARQQRGYENRPVDAAVVAIVDTVSLDSGNLYNKRDDFS, encoded by the coding sequence ATGCTCTTGGCTAAGGTTCGTGGCACGGTAGTTAGCACCTGCAAGGAGCCTAGCTTGAGTGGCACAAAGTTTTTACTAGTGCAACTCATTAGCGAAACCGGCGACTTACTGCCTGACTATACAGTGGCCGCCGATGTGGTAGGGGCTGGCCCCGGCGAATGGGTGTTGATTACCCAGGGCAGCGGGGCCCGCCAGCAGCGCGGCTACGAAAATCGTCCTGTGGATGCGGCGGTGGTTGCCATTGTCGATACTGTGAGTCTCGACAGCGGCAATCTCTACAACAAGCGAGATGATTTTAGCTAG
- a CDS encoding carbon dioxide-concentrating mechanism protein CcmK: MPIAVGMIETLGFPAVVEAADAMVKAARVTLVGYEKIGSGRVTVIVRGDVSEVQASVAAGVENVKRVNGGEVLSTHIIARPHENLEFVLPIRYTEAVEQFRS; the protein is encoded by the coding sequence ATGCCGATTGCTGTGGGAATGATTGAGACGCTGGGTTTTCCGGCTGTGGTGGAAGCCGCTGACGCAATGGTAAAAGCGGCCCGGGTTACCCTGGTGGGCTACGAAAAAATCGGTAGCGGCCGTGTCACCGTGATTGTGCGGGGCGACGTGTCTGAGGTACAGGCCTCGGTAGCCGCTGGTGTTGAAAACGTGAAGCGAGTCAATGGCGGCGAAGTTCTATCGACTCACATTATTGCTCGTCCCCACGAAAACCTGGAATTTGTTCTGCCTATTCGCTACACCGAAGCGGTAGAGCAGTTTCGCAGCTAG